ATTTATGAGACAGAAGATCCTACAGGCAAGTGGGAAAAAATAAGTGAATTTGATAGAACTTTTCATGATGCATCACTTTTGTTCGACGATGATGGTAAAGTGTATCTGGCGTATGGTAGCGGTCAGATTCGCATAACAGAATTGAAGAGCGATCTTTCGGATGTTAAACCTGATGGACTTGATGCCGTTGTGATCAAAGGAAAAGAAGATGGCTTCCCCAATTTGTTAGAAGGCACTCATCTATGTAAATACAACGATAAATATTATATGTTTTTAATCTGGTGGCCTCAGGGGGGCATTCGTACACAATTATGCTTTCGTTCAGACCAGATCGGAGGACCTTATGAGTCAAAAGTAATCCTGTCAGACTTTATGGATAGACCGGGTGCAGGTGTTGCACAAGGTTGTATTGTTGATACAGAAGATGGAGATTGGTATGGCTTCTTATTCCAAGACAGAGGGGCTGTAGGACGTGTACCGGTATTGATGCCTTGCCGTTGGGAAGATGGTTGGCCAATACTAGGTAATGAAGAGGGGAAAGTGCCTAAAGTAATGGAAAAACCTATACAAGGATTTAATGCAACACCGTTAGTTATAAGCGACAATTTCGATACTGATAAATTAGCTCTAAACTGGCAATGGAACCATAATCCTGATAATAATCTATGGTCTCTATCAGAACGTCCGGGATACATGAGATTGAAAACAGGTAAAGTAGTTGAAACTATATTTGAAGCTCGTAATATTTTATCACAAAGAACAGAAGGTCCAAAATGTAGTGGTATTATTTCTATGGATATTTCGAATATGAAAGATGGAGATATTGCAGGGCTCGGAGCATATTGTGCAGAACCGGGATTAATATCCGTGGTAATGGAAGGGAATAAAAAGTACCTTGTTATGACAGACCGAGATCAAGAAAAAGCTAGAGTTGATCTGTCCGTTGAAAAGATATATTTACGTATGGATTGTGATTTCAATACCGATAATGCTAATTTTTTCTATAGTGTTGATA
The Dysgonomonas mossii genome window above contains:
- a CDS encoding glycoside hydrolase family 43 protein, with product MKNIILVLSLFISALAGCKNTPSVKKDKFTNPVIYADVPDMDIIRVGSDYYMVSTTMHLMPGAPIMRSKDLVNWEIISYLFDEIKDSPLYDLEGGNVYGQGQWASSLRYHNGKFYVLFATNRPQRTYIYETEDPTGKWEKISEFDRTFHDASLLFDDDGKVYLAYGSGQIRITELKSDLSDVKPDGLDAVVIKGKEDGFPNLLEGTHLCKYNDKYYMFLIWWPQGGIRTQLCFRSDQIGGPYESKVILSDFMDRPGAGVAQGCIVDTEDGDWYGFLFQDRGAVGRVPVLMPCRWEDGWPILGNEEGKVPKVMEKPIQGFNATPLVISDNFDTDKLALNWQWNHNPDNNLWSLSERPGYMRLKTGKVVETIFEARNILSQRTEGPKCSGIISMDISNMKDGDIAGLGAYCAEPGLISVVMEGNKKYLVMTDRDQEKARVDLSVEKIYLRMDCDFNTDNANFFYSVDKENWIQLGTEFHMIYNLKHFMGNRFAIYNYATKAAGGYVDVDYFEYAKSE